CGGCCGACGAGCAGGTCGGTCGCCTCGGTGAGCTGCACGCCGAGCGCCGAGTCGAGCAGGTCCGACGACGTCATGCCGTAGTGGACGTAGGCAGCCGCGTCGCGCGGGTCGGTGTTGTCGGCCCAGGCGGACAGGAACGCGATGACGTCGTGCTGGGTCACCGCCTCGACCGCGGCGACCGCCTCGGGGGTGGGCGGCGGGGCGGCCCGCACCGGCGCGACCGCGTCGGCGGGCACGACGCCCGCCCGGGCGTGCGCCTCGAGCACCAGCGTCTCGACCCGGCACCACAGCTCGTACTTGTGCGCGTCGCTCCAGACGCGGCCCATCTCGGGCAGGGTGTAGCGCTCGATCACCTGTGCACCTAAATCACCGCGGACTGCTCGAAGGTTTCCTTGAACCGCGCCAGCTCGGCCCGCAGCTTCGGGTCGGCCACCGCGAGGATCTGCACGGCGAGCACCGCCGCGTTGGTGGTGTGGTCTAGGCCGACGGTCGCGACCGGCACCCCAGCCGACAGCTGGGTCATGCACATGAGCGCGTCGAGGCCCAGGAGACCGCCGCCCTTGAGCGGCACGCCGATGACCGGGATGGTCACGTGCGAGGCGACGATGCCGGCGAGGGAGGCGTTGACCCCACCGCCGGCGACGACGACCTCGACGCCTCGGGGCTCGAGCGCGGCGCACCAGTCGGCCAGTGCCCGCGGGGAGCGGTGCGGGGAGAGCACTGTCTCGTCGTACGCCACGCCGAAAC
The sequence above is a segment of the Mycobacteriales bacterium genome. Coding sequences within it:
- a CDS encoding AIR carboxylase family protein; this translates as MRGASSVPSDVSRVAVIYGSMTEHETMSRVGAMLSRFGVAYDETVLSPHRSPRALADWCAALEPRGVEVVVAGGGVNASLAGIVASHVTIPVIGVPLKGGGLLGLDALMCMTQLSAGVPVATVGLDHTTNAAVLAVQILAVADPKLRAELARFKETFEQSAVI